The following DNA comes from Verrucomicrobiia bacterium.
CTACGCCCTCTGCCAGCTGCTGCAGCCCAAAAACCAGCGGGATTGCCGCAAAGAGCAGGGCCGAGCGGCGCTTGGTCTGACGCATGGCATACAAACCTGCAGCGCTTAGTACAACACCAGCGGTAAAGCTGGCTTCAGGAGAAAAACACATAATTACTCTTTATTTCCAGCCAGCTTAGGGCGCCAACCCCGCTCCAGGGCTAGCTCCAGTGTCTCAATGGCATCTTTCTGTGGGCTTTCCCGGAGGATGCCCATCACGTCATCGTGGTCGTAATCCAAGGTATCGCGCAGTTCGTTAGCCAGCCTTAGGATATCCTTAAAGCTCTTCCCTGGTTGGTACCCTATCTCAACCAACTCCCTACCCATAAGCAGGTCGGCAGGCTTGCCCTGCTCCACATCCACTTCTCTGGCGCGCTCCATGAGCCAAGGTCCGGCGGAGAAATCGTCAGGCATCTTCAGGTTCCCTTCCCCATCAGGGAATGGACCCCTGCCCAAGTAATCGGCTTCGGCCACCATTACCAACTCTTCCATGGTAGCTGGGTAGATCCGTGCCGCTAACCGGCGGATAGCACCTTTGCCTATCGCGTTCCCGTGCTCCACCTCTGTTTTATAGAGCTGGTGAGGCATCATGTGGTCGCGTACCAAGTTAAGCACCTTTTGGCGCTGAATATTGCCTTTGCCAACTATCCCAATGGAGTCCAGGAACCGCTCAGTAGGTTCCACACCCGCCGCCTCATGCCCCAACGCCCTGATGTGGCCATCTATATGCTCCGTAGTGGCGGGTTTCCCAAGGTCGTGACAAAGGTCTGCCAAAATTACGGTAAACGCCTTCTCCGGATCAGTACCCCTTTTCTTAATGCCTTCGGCGCCCTTGTCGACCACCATCAGGGTGTGGGTCCACACATCCCCTTCAGGGTGAAACTCTGGGTCTTGCTCAGTCTCCGCAAGCGGTGGGAAATCTGGGTATGTTTCATGGAAAATACCCATTTCCATGGCCATTTTTAACCCCTTGGAGGGCACTTCGGACTTTAAGAGCAGTTTTTGCCACTCTGCCACAAACCGTTCACGGGACAGGTGCTTGAGGTGAGGAACCATGTCACGCATCACTTCATAGCTCTCAGGGTCTATGGCCAGGTCAAAGCGCCCCACAAACTGAATGCCGCGCATAACGCGAAGGGGGTCATCGGCAAAAAGTTCCGCATCGGTAACGCGCAGTATTTTTTCTTCCAGATCCTTCACCCCACCATGCGGGTCATAAATGTCGCCGGTCAGCGGGTTGGCGCAAAGGGTGTTGATGGTGAAATCCCTGCGGCGTGCTGCCTCTTTGATGCTCATGAAGGGGTCAACGGTAACCTCCACGTCCGTGTGTCCGTCACCTGTCTTGGAATCTGTGCGCGGAAGGGAGATGTCCAGGTCAAAGCCCTGCTCGGTAAACAGCTTGCGGATACCAAAGGCCTTCCCCACCTCGCTAACCTCGCCAAATTGCGCCGCTACTTCCCCAACCTCTTCAGCCTCCAAGCCAAACACTTCGATGTCAAAATCTTTCGGGACCTTTCCCGCCAAGTGGTCGCGGACACAGCCACCCACCAAGAAGGCTGCTCCGCCCCGTGCCTGCACTTCAGCGGCAAAGTCGGCCACCACCCTGTAGGCTTCCGCCTCCCGCTCTAAGCCCTTCTCCTGGAACAGGCCCACAAACTCCTCAACCAATGGAAGGCGCTGCCCCACAATATATTGGTCATCATTCTCACCAAAACGCTCAACTTCCATTTGTTCGGGAGCTGGGATAGAGGGTTTTGGGACTTCGCGCTGGTTCATGCAGTAAGTATATCAGAGCACCCCTTTGCTATACTTGGAGCAATGGAAAACAGCACTACCCCTCCCTCTGAGCGGATACACTTCAAGAACACACCGAGGCTCTTAGAGCATGAAGCCGATCAAGAGTTTAACGCCCGCAGGCTTGCCCTTGTACCGAAGGTGGAGCGCTTCCTCGAAGAGGAAAGCCTTTTTGAAGGAAAAGAATTATCAGTGGAGTTTGCCCAGACCGGAGTGTCATCGTTAGTGTGCTTTGTGGAGTGTGATGGAAAAAAATACGTGCTCAAAGTACCTCTCTCCCACACCATGGGTGAGGCGGAGGCATTGTTCCTGAAAAAATGGGAAGCCGCAGGCGTAAAGACGCCGCACGTGTACGGAGATGGCAGGTTGGGAGATCACCCCTACCTTCTCATGGAATTTGTGGAAGCACCTGTATTAGAAGATGCAATTGCTGGCGGTACCGCCCCTGAAACTGTGTGGCGCGACATGGGGCATACCCTGGCGCAAATGCACACCACCCAGGGGTCGGGTTTTGGCC
Coding sequences within:
- a CDS encoding HD domain-containing protein, whose amino-acid sequence is MNQREVPKPSIPAPEQMEVERFGENDDQYIVGQRLPLVEEFVGLFQEKGLEREAEAYRVVADFAAEVQARGGAAFLVGGCVRDHLAGKVPKDFDIEVFGLEAEEVGEVAAQFGEVSEVGKAFGIRKLFTEQGFDLDISLPRTDSKTGDGHTDVEVTVDPFMSIKEAARRRDFTINTLCANPLTGDIYDPHGGVKDLEEKILRVTDAELFADDPLRVMRGIQFVGRFDLAIDPESYEVMRDMVPHLKHLSRERFVAEWQKLLLKSEVPSKGLKMAMEMGIFHETYPDFPPLAETEQDPEFHPEGDVWTHTLMVVDKGAEGIKKRGTDPEKAFTVILADLCHDLGKPATTEHIDGHIRALGHEAAGVEPTERFLDSIGIVGKGNIQRQKVLNLVRDHMMPHQLYKTEVEHGNAIGKGAIRRLAARIYPATMEELVMVAEADYLGRGPFPDGEGNLKMPDDFSAGPWLMERAREVDVEQGKPADLLMGRELVEIGYQPGKSFKDILRLANELRDTLDYDHDDVMGILRESPQKDAIETLELALERGWRPKLAGNKE
- a CDS encoding aminoglycoside phosphotransferase family protein, whose amino-acid sequence is MENSTTPPSERIHFKNTPRLLEHEADQEFNARRLALVPKVERFLEEESLFEGKELSVEFAQTGVSSLVCFVECDGKKYVLKVPLSHTMGEAEALFLKKWEAAGVKTPHVYGDGRLGDHPYLLMEFVEAPVLEDAIAGGTAPETVWRDMGHTLAQMHTTQGSGFGRIANGKPQYDTFEGWLFSDSTQKRVTTIQNQGLLRSEHGPIAKVINMLVAYSEQHPESTFCHFDFTPPNLLATTPLTVIDPDPTLNYGVMDIARTIFNMHCSGFAEQAMRIKEGYFEKAEVDEKVLQAAIVLSAHWKFFFWQKTGREKEMAEAREFLAAGCHLL